A window from Opitutia bacterium ISCC 52 encodes these proteins:
- a CDS encoding sulfatase has protein sequence MAKIVAALILWVGVTLHAQTKPNVLFISIDDLNDWIGSFEGHPQVITPHMDKLAKQSVQFSNAHCQAPICNPSRVSLILGKLPSTTGMYFLGPNFREVEGTKNEETMFQFFRKHGYYSATMGKIFHGVADEASFDHIEKSRGWRRPKEKLRYTLPGSHPGWDWGEVDVPDEEMVDYKTAEWAASVLPELAEKDQPFFLSVGFHLPHVPIFASKKWFDLYPLGGVQLPASRPDDRDDLPEIAKQLTLNPTGPRHDYMIESDEARHAVRAYLAANSFVDSLVGMVMDGLEKSGEADNTIVVVWSDHGFHLGEKLRWAKRTLWEETTRVPMIISAPGFAKGKRSQRPVGLIDLFPTLADLCGLPIKDDLEGLSLKTLLQNPNATWARLALCTFGPNNHTLRSEDFRYIRYADGSEEFYDHRVDPNEWDNQANNPKYASVIRDFRGHLPTINVDPLPGSSGSDSPLYGEGTIPLQEAMRRGREKLEGIK, from the coding sequence ATGGCTAAGATTGTTGCAGCCCTTATTCTTTGGGTGGGAGTTACGCTTCATGCGCAAACCAAACCGAATGTGTTGTTCATTTCGATCGATGATCTGAATGACTGGATTGGGAGTTTTGAAGGGCATCCTCAGGTTATAACACCTCACATGGACAAGTTGGCGAAGCAGAGTGTGCAGTTCTCCAATGCGCACTGCCAGGCACCTATTTGTAATCCGTCACGTGTGAGTCTGATCCTTGGCAAGCTACCTTCGACCACCGGTATGTATTTCCTCGGACCCAACTTCAGAGAAGTAGAAGGCACTAAAAACGAGGAGACCATGTTTCAGTTTTTTCGGAAACATGGCTACTACTCAGCTACCATGGGAAAGATCTTCCATGGTGTTGCCGATGAAGCGTCCTTTGATCACATCGAGAAGTCCAGAGGTTGGCGTCGGCCCAAGGAAAAGCTGCGTTACACTTTGCCAGGGAGCCATCCCGGCTGGGACTGGGGCGAAGTAGATGTTCCGGATGAAGAGATGGTCGACTACAAAACGGCGGAATGGGCAGCCAGTGTTTTGCCTGAGCTAGCAGAAAAAGATCAACCCTTCTTTCTGTCCGTTGGGTTTCACCTTCCGCATGTGCCTATCTTTGCTTCGAAGAAGTGGTTCGATTTGTACCCGCTTGGAGGCGTTCAGCTACCTGCCTCAAGACCGGATGATCGCGATGACTTACCCGAGATTGCGAAACAGCTCACTTTAAATCCGACGGGTCCACGTCATGACTACATGATCGAAAGCGACGAAGCCAGGCATGCTGTCAGAGCTTACTTGGCCGCCAACAGTTTTGTCGATTCCCTGGTCGGTATGGTTATGGATGGCTTGGAAAAGAGTGGCGAGGCGGACAATACGATCGTCGTGGTTTGGAGTGACCATGGATTTCATTTGGGTGAGAAGCTTCGCTGGGCAAAACGCACCTTGTGGGAGGAGACCACGCGCGTGCCTATGATCATTTCTGCACCAGGATTTGCTAAGGGTAAACGTAGTCAACGTCCGGTAGGCTTGATTGATTTGTTTCCGACTTTGGCTGACTTGTGTGGATTACCCATCAAAGATGATTTGGAGGGGCTTAGTTTAAAAACACTGTTACAGAATCCAAATGCAACCTGGGCTCGGCTAGCCCTCTGCACATTTGGTCCGAATAACCACACCCTGCGCTCAGAGGATTTTCGCTATATACGGTATGCGGATGGTTCCGAGGAATTCTACGACCACCGAGTAGATCCAAACGAATGGGACAATCAGGCAAACAATCCCAAATACGCCTCCGTGATCAGAGATTTCAGAGGTCATCTTCCAACTATAAACGTAGATCCACTTCCGGGCAGTTCGGGTTCTGATTCGCCGCTTTATGGAGAGGGTACTATCCCATTGCAGGAAGCCATGAGGCGTGGAAGGGAAAAACTAGAAGGAATAAAATAA
- a CDS encoding TauD/TfdA family dioxygenase: MSTTTQFKIVPLAGALGAEIHGVNLSENLDDALVSDIRQALLDHLVIFFRDQELSPEQHLAFAQRFGELDDHDFVKGLPDYPYILQLVKEADETGINFGGTWHSDVTYQEAPALGSILYALDVPPVGGDTLFANQFLAYDTLSEGMKNLLDGLMCIHSAKGIFGLDSRADKKFKYMAVEPSEKADEEVEHPVVRTHPESGRKGLFVNRNFSTRFKGMTLEESAPIMNFLFEHSKREAFTCRFRWQKGSVAFWDNRSVMHFALNDYNGHRREMHRVTVTGDRPY; this comes from the coding sequence ATGAGTACTACGACCCAGTTTAAGATCGTTCCATTAGCAGGCGCATTGGGTGCCGAGATTCATGGAGTCAATCTTTCTGAGAATCTGGATGATGCTCTGGTTTCCGATATCCGTCAGGCTTTACTCGATCATTTGGTGATTTTCTTTCGTGACCAGGAACTGTCGCCCGAGCAACACCTTGCCTTCGCTCAGCGATTTGGTGAGCTGGACGATCATGATTTTGTAAAAGGCCTACCAGATTACCCATACATCCTTCAATTGGTAAAGGAGGCGGATGAGACGGGAATTAATTTTGGTGGAACCTGGCACTCGGATGTGACCTACCAGGAAGCTCCTGCCTTGGGCTCCATTTTGTATGCTTTGGATGTTCCTCCAGTCGGTGGTGATACGCTTTTTGCCAACCAATTTCTCGCCTATGATACGTTGTCGGAAGGCATGAAGAATCTATTGGATGGGCTCATGTGTATTCATTCTGCTAAAGGCATTTTCGGGTTGGATAGCCGTGCTGATAAAAAGTTCAAGTACATGGCAGTAGAGCCTAGCGAGAAAGCGGATGAGGAAGTTGAGCACCCAGTCGTTCGCACCCATCCTGAATCCGGTCGAAAAGGTCTTTTTGTAAACCGTAATTTCTCAACTCGTTTCAAAGGAATGACACTAGAGGAGAGTGCCCCCATCATGAATTTTCTCTTCGAGCATTCGAAGCGCGAGGCTTTTACTTGCCGTTTCCGCTGGCAGAAAGGATCCGTTGCTTTCTGGGATAATCGAAGTGTGATGCACTTTGCACTGAACGACTACAATGGTCACCGACGTGAAATGCACCGAGTGACTGTTACCGGCGATCGACCCTACTGA
- a CDS encoding TRAP transporter large permease, which produces MSAGEVSLILFGVFVVLILIRVPVSFALGLACIPVFILDDRMTPFVLIQEMWKSYNSFILLAVPFFLLAANLMNASGITERLVNLARASVGHLPGGLGHINVMVSMLFAGISGSSTADAAGIGSLMIPAMKKQGYDTSFSVAITACSSVMGVIIPPSILMIVWGGLMSVSIGGLFLAGVVPGFLMAVFMMSTVLIYAKLRNYPIYQRASMKEFFQALGKAVFALVTPAIIVGGIVFGFFTPTEASVVAVVYSAILGGFIYRKIGLKEFPNVLYESARLAAISLFCIGTASAFGFLLAYYKIPESLVAFLSDYGTGIVATGFLVAIAFLVIGMFIDAIPAIIILGTILLPVANKVGMHPIHFAIIGVISLAFGLVTPPYGLCLLISCALGKIKVVDALKDVAIILVPMLILLILVIIFPEMILFLPRWLAPQFL; this is translated from the coding sequence ATGAGTGCAGGCGAAGTTTCTCTCATCCTTTTTGGTGTTTTTGTAGTCCTGATTCTTATACGCGTTCCGGTATCTTTTGCTTTGGGACTGGCCTGTATCCCCGTCTTCATCCTCGACGATCGAATGACACCTTTCGTGCTCATTCAGGAGATGTGGAAATCCTACAATTCCTTTATTTTGCTAGCCGTACCCTTTTTCCTGCTCGCCGCGAACCTCATGAATGCCTCCGGTATTACAGAACGTTTGGTCAATCTGGCACGGGCATCGGTCGGGCATCTTCCGGGTGGGCTTGGGCATATCAATGTGATGGTGAGCATGCTATTCGCAGGTATCTCGGGCTCTTCGACAGCCGATGCTGCCGGTATTGGATCCTTAATGATCCCTGCGATGAAGAAGCAGGGCTACGATACCAGCTTCTCGGTTGCTATCACGGCCTGCTCTTCTGTCATGGGTGTCATCATCCCACCCAGTATTCTCATGATTGTCTGGGGCGGCCTTATGTCCGTCTCCATCGGTGGTCTATTTCTCGCTGGAGTGGTACCAGGCTTCTTGATGGCGGTATTCATGATGAGCACCGTTCTCATCTACGCCAAGCTGCGTAACTATCCCATCTATCAGAGGGCATCGATGAAGGAGTTCTTCCAGGCACTCGGAAAAGCCGTATTCGCATTGGTGACACCCGCCATCATCGTCGGTGGGATTGTGTTTGGGTTCTTTACACCTACCGAGGCATCCGTTGTCGCAGTGGTTTACTCAGCTATCCTCGGTGGATTTATCTACCGCAAGATTGGCTTAAAGGAGTTCCCCAATGTGCTTTACGAGTCGGCTCGATTAGCTGCCATCTCACTCTTCTGTATTGGGACGGCATCCGCATTTGGATTTCTGTTGGCCTATTACAAAATCCCGGAGTCATTGGTCGCCTTCCTGTCAGACTACGGAACGGGTATAGTTGCAACCGGGTTTCTCGTCGCCATTGCATTTCTGGTCATCGGCATGTTCATCGATGCGATTCCCGCAATCATCATTCTCGGAACCATTCTTCTACCCGTTGCAAACAAAGTGGGCATGCACCCTATCCACTTCGCTATCATTGGGGTTATCTCCCTGGCATTCGGACTAGTCACCCCACCCTACGGACTTTGCCTTCTCATTTCATGCGCACTGGGAAAAATCAAAGTGGTCGATGCATTAAAAGACGTAGCGATCATTCTGGTACCCATGCTGATCCTTCTCATACTGGTCATCATTTTTCCTGAAATGATTTTATTCTTACCCCGCTGGCTAGCGCCTCAATTTCTATAA
- a CDS encoding TRAP transporter small permease, whose translation MNAFFEGYYRILKALLTLLMGLIIIPVSLQILSRYTGIIPRYIWTEEVARFCFVWIIMIGAMIAVRDSTHFDVDLLPHPKTNKSKGIRDLIVHIAIATMAGFFCYYGFKFAQFGAIQSSEMSGINMATIYVAFPLAGVTWVLFLIEKFIKDFQLIRTPEAEEEGE comes from the coding sequence ATGAATGCATTCTTCGAAGGTTATTACCGCATCCTCAAAGCGCTATTAACCTTATTGATGGGACTCATCATTATCCCGGTTTCGCTACAAATCCTTTCGCGCTATACGGGCATCATCCCACGCTACATCTGGACCGAGGAAGTTGCGCGTTTCTGTTTCGTCTGGATCATTATGATTGGTGCGATGATTGCGGTGCGTGATAGCACCCACTTCGATGTCGATCTCCTACCCCACCCCAAGACCAATAAGAGCAAAGGTATCCGCGACCTGATTGTTCATATCGCCATAGCGACCATGGCTGGATTTTTCTGTTACTATGGATTCAAGTTTGCTCAGTTCGGAGCGATCCAAAGTTCGGAAATGAGCGGAATCAATATGGCCACCATTTACGTAGCTTTTCCTTTGGCAGGCGTTACCTGGGTCCTGTTTCTCATCGAAAAATTTATCAAAGATTTTCAGTTGATTAGAACACCGGAAGCAGAGGAGGAAGGCGAATGA
- a CDS encoding TRAP transporter substrate-binding protein, translating into MKRIFLLLITSVVFSITYLGCSKGDGTIKLVGASQFDENHAYTLTLVKFKELVEEYYGKPIEFDLQINRSLGLEKDYFGYMSQGLSIDFAVVSPSHMSTFSKSAPLMDMPFLFRDIDHWNTVLDGDALKPIADEILERADVHLIGYAGGGTRNLIVNKPITNMAELKGLNIRVMGAPIQTRIFQAITAAPTVIAYDEIYNAVQTGVIDAAENEAAGIQQMKFYEVGPEIVLSQHAITVRPICFSGKTLRRLPEDLQAAIIKAGKEAGGFGRQMESSQDAEILAQMESEKKLRTHVFTDRDELLRLAAPVQEAYASEIGAAAVFKRITETR; encoded by the coding sequence ATGAAACGCATCTTCTTACTCCTAATCACCTCCGTGGTATTTTCCATTACCTATTTGGGCTGTTCCAAAGGTGACGGCACCATCAAGCTCGTTGGAGCCTCTCAATTCGATGAGAATCACGCTTATACGCTCACTCTGGTTAAGTTTAAGGAACTGGTGGAGGAGTATTACGGCAAACCGATCGAATTCGATCTCCAGATCAATAGGTCTTTGGGGTTGGAAAAGGACTACTTTGGTTACATGAGCCAGGGACTCTCGATTGATTTCGCGGTTGTTTCGCCATCGCACATGTCAACGTTCTCCAAATCTGCCCCCTTGATGGATATGCCTTTCCTGTTCCGCGACATAGATCATTGGAACACCGTCCTCGATGGTGACGCCCTTAAACCCATTGCGGATGAAATCCTGGAACGCGCAGATGTTCATTTGATCGGTTATGCAGGGGGAGGCACACGCAACCTCATCGTCAACAAACCGATCACCAATATGGCAGAACTGAAAGGATTAAACATCCGCGTCATGGGAGCCCCCATTCAAACACGCATTTTTCAGGCTATTACGGCAGCACCCACTGTCATTGCTTACGATGAGATTTACAATGCAGTCCAAACCGGAGTGATTGATGCGGCCGAGAATGAAGCAGCGGGGATCCAGCAAATGAAATTCTACGAAGTAGGTCCTGAGATCGTATTAAGCCAACATGCTATCACGGTTCGCCCAATTTGTTTTAGCGGAAAAACACTTCGCCGCCTACCTGAAGACTTACAAGCCGCGATCATCAAGGCCGGTAAAGAAGCGGGTGGATTTGGACGTCAGATGGAATCCTCACAAGACGCTGAGATACTCGCTCAAATGGAGTCTGAGAAGAAACTCCGCACGCACGTGTTCACTGATCGTGATGAGCTCCTCAGGCTAGCAGCTCCGGTGCAGGAAGCCTACGCAAGTGAGATTGGTGCTGCGGCCGTTTTTAAACGGATCACCGAAACACGATAA
- a CDS encoding arylsulfatase, giving the protein MLLRLLLLLTICCSLLPAADRLPNIVYIMSDELSYYELGHTGNPYIKTPNIDKMAANGLRFTNALAASPVCGPLRGCMLTGKHAGHASVRANDGGTPIRAEEETIAQVLKQKGYATGGFGKWGAGGRGSTGVPEDHGFDVFFGIYDQVHAHTFYPPYIIRNSEEVPLKGNIGGRHGQTYMHYEVMREGLQFIRDNKDQPFFAYFPLTPPHGMYDIPKDDPAWDQYQGEAWMKDPDVHWEAKNYAAMCTMVDNNLGSIQALLRELGLEDDTLVFFTGDNGGQPRFKSDEHPHGFFSPNVNPETGVVFRGGKGNLYEGGLKIPYLVQWPRKIEAGRVSDFVFTQYDVMATLADLTGTKVPDDTDGSSVLPEILGESHRKYSHDMFYWEYRGQTAVRFANWKAVQPKPSAEWELYNLDSDISETIDLSKRHGDILGKMKAFAKASHEPVRPGTFADPDRTLHERDRWAKWGTSGEDPRKKK; this is encoded by the coding sequence ATGTTACTTCGACTGCTTCTACTCCTAACTATATGCTGTTCACTACTTCCCGCAGCTGATCGACTGCCTAATATCGTCTACATTATGTCGGACGAACTGTCCTATTATGAATTGGGACATACGGGTAATCCCTACATTAAAACCCCGAATATCGACAAGATGGCGGCCAATGGGCTGCGCTTTACCAATGCTTTGGCTGCTTCTCCTGTGTGTGGTCCGCTTCGTGGTTGTATGTTGACTGGTAAACACGCAGGTCACGCTTCCGTCAGAGCGAACGATGGAGGGACACCCATTCGTGCTGAGGAAGAAACGATAGCCCAGGTACTCAAACAAAAAGGCTATGCGACCGGAGGATTTGGTAAATGGGGTGCTGGTGGACGCGGTTCAACGGGCGTTCCCGAGGATCATGGCTTCGATGTCTTTTTTGGAATCTACGATCAAGTTCATGCCCATACATTTTATCCGCCTTACATTATTCGTAACAGTGAGGAAGTTCCACTGAAGGGTAATATCGGTGGTCGGCATGGTCAGACCTATATGCACTATGAAGTTATGCGGGAAGGACTTCAGTTTATCCGCGACAACAAGGATCAACCTTTCTTTGCCTACTTCCCGCTTACGCCTCCACATGGAATGTACGATATCCCCAAGGACGATCCAGCCTGGGACCAATACCAAGGAGAGGCCTGGATGAAAGACCCGGACGTTCATTGGGAGGCTAAGAATTACGCTGCCATGTGTACCATGGTGGATAATAATTTGGGTTCCATTCAGGCTTTGCTCAGAGAGCTTGGGCTCGAGGACGACACCCTCGTTTTCTTCACCGGTGACAACGGTGGACAGCCTCGCTTCAAGAGTGACGAGCATCCGCATGGTTTTTTTAGTCCCAATGTAAATCCAGAAACCGGAGTCGTTTTTCGGGGAGGTAAGGGCAATCTCTATGAAGGAGGTTTAAAGATTCCTTACCTGGTTCAATGGCCTCGCAAAATCGAGGCTGGTCGGGTGAGCGACTTTGTATTTACCCAATACGATGTGATGGCGACATTGGCGGATCTGACCGGAACCAAAGTTCCAGACGATACGGACGGCAGTTCGGTGTTGCCCGAGATCCTGGGAGAGTCCCACCGGAAATACAGTCACGATATGTTTTACTGGGAATACCGCGGGCAGACTGCGGTTCGCTTTGCCAATTGGAAAGCTGTGCAGCCAAAGCCTTCTGCTGAGTGGGAACTTTACAACCTCGACTCGGATATTTCTGAAACCATTGACCTTTCCAAACGTCACGGAGATATCTTGGGTAAAATGAAGGCCTTCGCCAAAGCTTCACACGAGCCCGTGCGACCTGGCACTTTTGCTGACCCCGATCGCACGCTTCATGAACGTGATCGTTGGGCCAAGTGGGGGACTTCTGGGGAGGATCCTAGAAAGAAAAAGTAG
- a CDS encoding DUF1552 domain-containing protein gives MKRVHFSFANHVSRRSFLKGIGVSLALPAMESMFPAFAAAPVQNGPKRLVAVGNSFGMYQPSFFPGETGFEYAAPELLQPLDSLRNQFTVMSNLDHGLTGGHFCVHSFLSGVLKVDAKNMPDGNISVDQRAAEVLGSATRFPTLTVGSSGGLHNGCQMSWTRSGVRVPPISGPRELFRKLFEQDSEAGKKAATERSVLKKSILDSVMADAKSMSKSVTAQDRDKLDEYLTAVRETEVKVDQSRHWIGVAKPDAPMDEPSNQGIVLDLPTLYDLIVLALQTDSTRIASLEISSEQFDASILGVSGGYHLTSHHGQEENKIRDLVKLELYQTQQFANFLGKLNTLQDASTGGSLLNDSMVLFGSGMGNSNAHTNTDLPIILAGGGFKHGQHIALPKEGYRRLPLSNLYLSILHRIGIEDEYFAHSTGTLSQLETT, from the coding sequence ATGAAACGCGTGCATTTCAGTTTTGCGAATCATGTCTCACGGCGATCTTTCCTTAAGGGAATCGGCGTTAGTCTGGCGCTTCCGGCTATGGAAAGCATGTTTCCCGCCTTTGCTGCAGCTCCTGTTCAAAACGGCCCGAAACGTCTGGTGGCTGTTGGGAATTCATTCGGCATGTACCAGCCGTCATTCTTTCCAGGCGAAACAGGTTTCGAGTATGCGGCTCCAGAGTTGCTCCAACCTTTGGATAGTCTCCGGAATCAGTTTACCGTTATGTCCAACTTGGACCATGGACTGACTGGGGGGCACTTTTGTGTGCATTCGTTCCTCTCAGGTGTGTTGAAGGTGGATGCGAAGAACATGCCGGATGGAAACATAAGTGTCGATCAGCGCGCTGCAGAAGTGCTCGGCTCCGCAACACGTTTCCCAACGCTCACCGTAGGCTCGAGTGGTGGGTTGCATAATGGTTGTCAGATGTCCTGGACTCGTTCCGGCGTGCGGGTTCCTCCCATCTCGGGACCTCGCGAACTATTTAGAAAACTCTTTGAGCAAGATTCTGAAGCAGGCAAAAAAGCGGCTACGGAAAGATCTGTACTCAAAAAATCGATACTTGATTCAGTCATGGCGGATGCCAAGTCGATGTCGAAGTCTGTGACCGCCCAGGACCGTGATAAGCTCGATGAGTATCTCACCGCCGTAAGGGAAACGGAAGTGAAGGTAGACCAAAGTCGACATTGGATTGGAGTAGCGAAACCGGATGCTCCGATGGATGAACCGAGCAATCAGGGTATCGTTTTGGATTTGCCTACCTTATATGACTTGATCGTGCTAGCCCTGCAGACCGATTCGACACGCATTGCCTCACTAGAAATTTCCAGTGAGCAATTTGATGCATCCATTTTGGGTGTTTCTGGTGGCTATCACCTAACCTCGCACCATGGGCAGGAAGAGAATAAGATCCGTGATCTGGTTAAGCTTGAGCTCTATCAGACTCAACAATTCGCAAATTTCCTTGGCAAATTGAACACCCTCCAGGATGCCTCCACCGGAGGAAGTCTCTTAAATGATTCTATGGTGCTCTTTGGTTCAGGCATGGGAAATTCGAATGCGCATACGAACACCGATCTGCCTATCATTCTTGCGGGAGGTGGATTCAAGCACGGACAGCATATAGCTTTGCCTAAGGAAGGGTATAGAAGATTGCCGTTATCCAATCTTTATCTGTCCATCTTGCACCGAATTGGTATTGAGGATGAATACTTTGCTCACAGCACGGGTACATTGTCGCAGTTGGAAACCACTTGA
- a CDS encoding DUF1592 domain-containing protein: MKRFLVFFFVIGFVHVDSLVAANFESQFREFTEEYCISCHGPKKQKGDRRFDELTLPIEDSATLIHLQDILDIMNLGEMPPEDEEKQPTVEGVLQMIEGLTQTVEAHHELLSSTDRQTVLRRLNRREYLNTIRDLLGLDTSLFDPTQAFPRDEEDNHVDTLGDQLVTSSYLLDRYVDAADEIIEKVFELEEKPPVETWHFTDNFRGLSGLGSTMEQIADYEYIALFEVPTSQRHEGAYGTIHDFLEGVPYDGRYRIRFQAESKYRAHDHIARVSTTNPEQLHELAIVPGDERVGEIGIPQRIEPTLASFTLPDDQMEWYEATVWLDAGYTPRFTFPNGTNNLRSAFRPLFDEIAPTLDEELQDNFGNRKFVTLEYGGLPQIRIHEVEITGPLYDQWPSKAQKSVLLGESFSAEKVAKLVSRFASRAFRRVAAKHEVDQLMAFYDVRRSSGLSEFQAFKDTLKRVLCSPGFLYMDEPGDDEGQLSDHALASRLSYFLWSSMPDEPLLKLASRGQLGKSRVLKKQIQRMLKDSKAEAFIANFVDLVLTLKDLGSQPPDRKAFQFYYERNLQKYMYEETRLFIEHLLTKNRPLTDLVDADYTFINEPLAELYDYEGVSGLDFRKIERSDPIRSGVLGHASILTVTANGIDTSPVIRGVWILENILGTPPSPPPPDVEPFDPDTRGAVSLRDQLEKHRKNPTCYDCHRKIDPLGFALESFDPIGRWRSQYDNNLAVDSSGTMSDGTSFQNTAEFKSHLLGRRDQIARAITSKLLTIGTGRRMEAGDRREIDLIIASVEDRGDGFRDLIEEMVLSEIFLSK; this comes from the coding sequence GTGAAGCGCTTTCTAGTTTTCTTTTTTGTAATAGGCTTTGTTCATGTCGACTCCTTGGTCGCAGCAAACTTTGAATCCCAGTTCCGTGAATTCACGGAAGAGTATTGTATTTCGTGTCATGGCCCTAAAAAGCAAAAAGGCGATCGAAGATTTGATGAGCTAACCTTGCCGATTGAAGATTCTGCGACACTGATTCATCTGCAGGACATTCTAGACATCATGAATCTCGGGGAGATGCCTCCCGAAGATGAGGAGAAACAACCCACGGTTGAAGGAGTGCTCCAGATGATCGAAGGGCTCACTCAGACGGTGGAAGCCCATCATGAATTGCTTTCCAGCACGGATCGGCAGACTGTGTTGAGGCGCCTGAATCGCAGGGAGTATCTGAATACCATTCGAGATCTTCTGGGGTTGGATACGAGCCTCTTCGATCCCACTCAGGCATTTCCTAGAGATGAAGAGGATAACCACGTGGATACGCTGGGAGATCAATTGGTGACTTCAAGTTACCTGCTCGACCGCTATGTGGATGCGGCGGATGAAATCATCGAGAAGGTATTTGAGCTTGAAGAAAAACCACCGGTTGAGACCTGGCATTTTACAGATAACTTTCGGGGGTTATCCGGACTGGGTTCGACCATGGAGCAGATTGCTGACTATGAATACATTGCCCTGTTCGAAGTTCCTACGTCTCAGCGCCACGAAGGTGCTTATGGCACTATCCATGATTTCTTGGAGGGTGTGCCCTATGATGGTCGTTACCGCATTCGTTTTCAGGCTGAGTCCAAATACCGTGCCCACGACCACATTGCTCGCGTCTCTACGACCAATCCAGAGCAGTTGCATGAACTGGCTATCGTGCCTGGTGATGAACGGGTGGGGGAGATAGGGATTCCGCAACGAATTGAGCCCACTCTGGCCTCCTTTACGCTGCCTGACGATCAAATGGAATGGTATGAGGCTACTGTGTGGCTGGATGCCGGCTACACACCTCGCTTCACTTTTCCAAACGGGACTAACAATCTGCGGAGTGCCTTCAGGCCTTTGTTTGACGAAATTGCTCCTACGCTTGATGAGGAACTCCAGGATAATTTTGGAAACCGGAAATTTGTGACCCTCGAATACGGAGGGCTTCCTCAAATTCGTATCCATGAGGTTGAGATTACGGGACCGCTTTATGATCAGTGGCCGAGTAAGGCTCAGAAATCAGTTTTGCTAGGTGAATCATTTTCGGCGGAAAAAGTTGCGAAGCTGGTGTCCCGTTTTGCATCCCGAGCCTTTCGTCGTGTGGCAGCGAAGCATGAGGTCGATCAGCTCATGGCCTTCTATGACGTTCGCAGATCATCTGGGTTGTCTGAGTTTCAGGCATTCAAGGATACCCTGAAGCGTGTGCTCTGTTCTCCCGGATTTCTCTATATGGATGAGCCTGGTGATGACGAAGGGCAATTATCCGACCATGCATTGGCTTCACGCTTATCCTACTTTCTCTGGTCTTCGATGCCGGATGAGCCGTTATTGAAACTCGCCTCTCGTGGACAGCTCGGAAAGTCGAGAGTATTGAAGAAACAGATACAGCGAATGCTGAAGGATTCCAAAGCGGAGGCTTTTATCGCAAATTTTGTTGATTTGGTTTTGACCTTGAAAGATCTCGGTTCCCAGCCCCCGGACCGGAAGGCCTTTCAATTCTACTACGAACGGAATCTGCAAAAGTACATGTATGAAGAAACCCGACTGTTCATAGAGCACCTACTTACTAAGAACCGTCCTTTAACGGATTTGGTGGATGCCGATTACACTTTCATAAATGAACCATTGGCAGAGCTTTATGACTATGAGGGTGTGAGTGGATTGGATTTTCGGAAAATTGAGAGATCGGATCCCATACGCAGTGGAGTGTTGGGGCATGCATCCATTCTGACAGTGACTGCGAATGGAATTGATACCTCGCCGGTTATCCGTGGCGTTTGGATCCTTGAAAATATTCTCGGGACGCCTCCATCACCTCCACCCCCAGATGTTGAACCCTTTGATCCGGATACTCGTGGCGCTGTATCTTTGCGCGACCAACTGGAGAAGCATCGCAAGAATCCTACTTGCTACGATTGTCATCGAAAAATTGACCCGCTCGGATTTGCGTTAGAATCTTTCGATCCTATAGGTCGATGGCGCTCCCAGTACGATAACAATCTGGCTGTCGATAGTTCAGGTACGATGTCGGATGGCACGTCTTTTCAAAATACAGCCGAGTTCAAGAGCCACTTGCTCGGTCGTCGTGATCAGATAGCGCGCGCTATTACCAGCAAGTTGTTAACTATAGGAACGGGGCGGCGTATGGAAGCGGGGGACCGGAGGGAGATCGATCTTATCATCGCAAGCGTAGAGGATCGAGGCGATGGCTTTCGCGACCTGATTGAGGAGATGGTCCTTAGTGAGATCTTTTTGAGTAAGTAG